From a region of the Capricornis sumatraensis isolate serow.1 chromosome 22, serow.2, whole genome shotgun sequence genome:
- the PRR3 gene encoding proline-rich protein 3 isoform X2 codes for MPKRKKQNQQQQLQQQPPLPERDETGDEEDGSPIGPPSLLGPPPMANGKPGDPKSAFHRGPPGSRGPMIPPLLSLPPPPRGRGPIRGGLGPRSGPYGRGWWGVNAEPPFPGPGHGGPSRGGFHKEQRNPRRLKSWSLIKNTCPPKDGPQVMEDKSDRPVCRHFAKKGHCRYEDLCAFYHPGVNGPPL; via the exons ATGCCGAAACGAAAGAAGCagaatcagcagcagcagctgcagcagcagcccccACTGCCAGAGCGGGATGAGACTGGAGACGAGGAGGATGGGAGCCCCATCG GACCACCCAGCCTTCTGGGCCCTCCCCCCATGGCCAATGGAAAGCCTGGTGACCCCAAGTCAG CTTTTCACAGAGGTCCTCCGGGATCAAGGGGACCAATGATCCCACCACTGCTgagtctcccacctcctccccggGGCAGAGGCCCAATTCGGGGAGGCCTAGGCCCCAGGTCTGGCCCATATGGTCGTGGTTGGTGGGGGGTCAATGCCGAGCCTCCTTTTCCTGGACCAGGCCACGGGGGTCCTTCCAGGGGAGGCTTTCACAAAGAACAGAGAAATCCTCGAAGGCTCAAAAGCTGGTCTCTTATCAAGAATACCTGCCCACCCAAGGATGGACCCCAGGTTATGGAAG ACAAATCTGACCGCCCCGTCTGCCGACACTTCGCCAAAAAGGGCCACTGTCGATACGAGGACCTCTGTGCCTTCTACCACCCGGGCGTCAACGGGCCCCCGCTGTGA
- the PRR3 gene encoding proline-rich protein 3 isoform X1, whose product MREEPHKDSPQPSGSEMAGASACVHPPRKRKQSPSVPLPHCPPNPAAAIAATTMPKRKKQNQQQQLQQQPPLPERDETGDEEDGSPIAFHRGPPGSRGPMIPPLLSLPPPPRGRGPIRGGLGPRSGPYGRGWWGVNAEPPFPGPGHGGPSRGGFHKEQRNPRRLKSWSLIKNTCPPKDGPQVMEDKSDRPVCRHFAKKGHCRYEDLCAFYHPGVNGPPL is encoded by the exons ATGCGAGAAGAACCGCACAAAGATTCTCCGCAGCCTTCCGGAAGTGAAATGGCGGGAGCCTCAGCCTGTGTCCACCCCCCCCGGAAGCGGAAACAGAGTCCCAGCGTGCCCCTTCCTCACTGCCCTCCAAATCCCGCTGCAGCCATTGCCGCAACCACGATGCCGAAACGAAAGAAGCagaatcagcagcagcagctgcagcagcagcccccACTGCCAGAGCGGGATGAGACTGGAGACGAGGAGGATGGGAGCCCCATCG CTTTTCACAGAGGTCCTCCGGGATCAAGGGGACCAATGATCCCACCACTGCTgagtctcccacctcctccccggGGCAGAGGCCCAATTCGGGGAGGCCTAGGCCCCAGGTCTGGCCCATATGGTCGTGGTTGGTGGGGGGTCAATGCCGAGCCTCCTTTTCCTGGACCAGGCCACGGGGGTCCTTCCAGGGGAGGCTTTCACAAAGAACAGAGAAATCCTCGAAGGCTCAAAAGCTGGTCTCTTATCAAGAATACCTGCCCACCCAAGGATGGACCCCAGGTTATGGAAG ACAAATCTGACCGCCCCGTCTGCCGACACTTCGCCAAAAAGGGCCACTGTCGATACGAGGACCTCTGTGCCTTCTACCACCCGGGCGTCAACGGGCCCCCGCTGTGA
- the GNL1 gene encoding guanine nucleotide-binding protein-like 1 yields MPRKKPFSVKQKKKQLQDKRERKRGLQDGLRSSSNSRSGSRERREEQTDTSDGESVTHHIRRLNQQPSQGLGPRGYDPNRYRLHFERDSREEVERRKRAAREQVLQPVSAELLELDIREVYQPGSVLDFPRRPPWSYEMSKEQLMSQEERSFQEYLGKIHGAYTSEKLSYFEHNLETWRQLWRVLEMSDIVLLITDIRHPVVNFPPALYEYVTGELGLALVLVLNKVDLAPPALVVAWKHYFHQHYPQLHIVLFTSFPRDPRTPQDPSSVMKKSRRRGRGWTRALGPEQLLRACEAITAGKVDLSSWREKIARDVAGATWGSGSGEEEEEEDGPAVLVEQQTDSAMEPTGPARERYKDGVATIGCVGFPNVGKSSLINGLVGRKVVSVSRTPGHTRYFQTYFLTPSVKLCDCPGLIFPSLLPRQLQVLAGIYPIAQIQEPYTAVGYLASRIPVQALLHLRHPEAEDPSAEHPWCAWDICEAWAEKRGYKTAKAARNDVYRAANSLLRLALDGRLSLCFQPPGYNEQKGTWESHPETMELVVLQGRVGPAGDEEEEEEEELSSSCEEEGEEDRDADEEGEGDEDTPTSAPGSSLAARNPYALLGEDEC; encoded by the exons ATGCCGAGGAAGAAGCCTTTCAGCgtgaagcagaagaaaaagcaGTTGCAGGACAAGCGGGAGCGGAAGAGAG GGCTTCAAGATGGGCTGCGATCCAGTTCCAACAGCCGCAGCGGGAGCCGAGAGCGGCGGGAGGAGCAGACCGACACCTCGGACGGGGAGTCTGTGACCCATCACATCCGCAGGCTCAACCAGCAACCTTCCCAAGGGCTGGGCCCGCGAGGCTATGACCCAAATCG ATACCGGCTGCATTTTGAGCGAGACAGCCGGGAGGAAgtggagaggagaaagagagctGCCCGGGAGCAAGTGCTACAGCCCGTCAGTGCtgagctgctggagctggacatCCGGGAGGTCTACCAGCCCGGCTCTG TCCTGGACTTTCCCCGACGTCCTCCTTGGAGCTATGAGATGTCTAAGGAGCAACTGATGAGCCAGGAGGAACGGAGCTTCCAGGAGTATCTTGGGAAGATTCATGGGGCTTACACCTCTGAGAAACTCAGCTACTTTGAGCACAATCTGGAG ACATGGAGGCAGCTGTGGCGAGTGTTAGAGATGTCTGATATTGTTCTGCTGATTACTGATATCCGACATCCA GTTGTGAATTTCCCACCAGCACTTTACGAGTACGTGACTGGAGAGCTTGGGCTGGCCCTGGTGCTTGTCCTGAACAAGGTGGATCTGGCCCCGCCAGCTCTCGTGGTTGCCTGGAAGCATTATTTCCATCAACACTATCCCCAGCTCCACATTGTTCTTTTCACCTCTTTCCCTCGGGATCCCCGCACCCCACAGGACCCTAGCAGTG TCATGAAGAAGAGTCGGAGGCGGGGAAGAGGATGGACTCGGGCACTGGGGCCAGAGCAGCTGCTGAGAGCCTGTGAAGCCATCACTGCGGGGAAAG TGGAcctgagcagctggcgggagaaGATTGCCCGGGATGTGGCCGGGGCCACCTGGGGTAGCGGCtccggggaggaggaggaggaggaggacgggCCGGCCGTCTTGGTGGAGCAGCAGACTGACTCTGCGATGGAGCCGACGGGCCCTGCGCGGGAGCGCTACAAGGACGGGGTGGCGACTATTGGCTGTGTGG GTTTCCCCAATGTGGGCAAGTCCTCGCTGATCAACGGGCTGGTAGGCCGGAAGGTTGTGAGTGTCTCCAGAACTCCGGGCCACACACGATACTTTCAGACCTACTTTCTCACTCCCTCCGTGAAGCTCTGTGACTGTCCCGGCCTCATATTCCCCTCACTTCTGCCCAGGCAGTTGCAG GTCCTGGCGGGGATCTACCCTATCGCCCAGATCCAGGAGCCGTACACCGCTGTGGGCTACCTGGCCTCCCGCATCCCCGTGCAGGCTCTGCTCCATCTGCGCCACCCAGAGGCTGAGGACCCCTCTGCAGAGCACCCCTGGTGTGCCTGGGACATCTGTGAAG ccTGGGCAGAGAAACGTGGTTACAAGACAGCAAAAGCCGCCCGAAACGATGTGTACAGAGCAGCCAACAGCCTCCTGCGGCTGGCACTGGACGGCCGCCTCAGCCTGTGTTTTCAGCCCCCGGGCTACAATGAGCAGAAAG GCACCTGGGAGTCCCATCCAGAGACCATGGAGCTGGTGGTTTtgcagggcagggtggggccaGCGGgtgacgaggaggaggaggaagaggaagagctgAGCAGCTCCtgtgaggaggagggagaggaggaccGGGATGCGGatgaggagggggaaggggatgAGGACACCCCAACCTCGGCTCCAGGGTCCAGCCTGGCCGCCCGAAACCCTTATGCCCTGCTGGGCGAGGACGAGTGCTGA